A stretch of the Flavobacterium sp. 5 genome encodes the following:
- the truA gene encoding tRNA pseudouridine(38-40) synthase TruA: MRYFIKLAYNGTQYHGWQIQPNAASVQETMNKAFSVILNSEISLMGAGRTDTGVHAKEMYAHFDFKNPIDTKNLIHKLNSFLPKDIVIYDVFPVADDAHTRFDATKRTYEYHINTFKDAFLQEQSWYFHQKLDLDLMNEAAKILLKHTDFQCFSKVNTDVNTFDCSIFEAHWKEENEKLIFTISANRFLRNMVRSIVGTLINIGLHKITLDDFEMILESKNRDKAGFSVPAHGLYLTKIEYDYL; this comes from the coding sequence TTGAGATATTTTATAAAACTAGCATACAACGGTACACAATATCATGGCTGGCAAATCCAACCCAATGCCGCTTCCGTTCAAGAAACGATGAACAAAGCCTTTTCGGTTATCCTTAACTCTGAAATTAGCCTTATGGGAGCTGGACGAACTGATACTGGAGTTCATGCCAAAGAAATGTATGCCCATTTTGATTTTAAAAATCCAATTGATACTAAAAACCTAATTCATAAACTCAATTCTTTTTTACCAAAAGACATCGTCATTTATGATGTTTTTCCCGTTGCCGACGATGCTCACACTCGTTTTGATGCTACCAAAAGAACGTATGAATACCATATTAACACTTTTAAAGATGCATTTTTACAAGAACAAAGCTGGTACTTTCATCAAAAATTAGATTTGGATTTAATGAATGAAGCTGCAAAAATATTACTAAAACATACCGATTTTCAATGTTTTTCTAAAGTGAATACCGATGTAAATACCTTTGATTGTAGTATATTTGAAGCGCATTGGAAAGAAGAAAACGAGAAATTAATTTTCACCATTTCGGCCAACCGTTTTTTGAGAAACATGGTTAGATCAATCGTTGGAACCTTAATTAACATTGGTTTACATAAAATCACACTGGATGATTTTGAAATGATTTTAGAAAGTAAAAACAGAGATAAAGCTGGTTTCTCGGTTCCTGCTCATGGATTGTATTTAACAAAAATAGAATACGATTATTTATAG
- a CDS encoding NUMOD4 domain-containing protein, producing the protein MPQIRIYPNEQFKEIEIDSKLKLRYAISNKGRLVSFTDEIQNGRLLKGSLTDGYVVLRYKINKEGELKNKQVFLYKLVAQYFIPKQSEEQTYVLHLDYVRNNDDVNNLRWATRAEMLAHHKKSPHVIQSQKNLVAYNLKADGRKLTSTKVIRIKKILANPEQPTRLKMIAKQFGVSEMQIRRIASGENWGHIKI; encoded by the coding sequence ATGCCACAAATTAGAATTTATCCAAACGAACAATTCAAGGAAATTGAAATTGATTCAAAACTAAAACTTCGATATGCTATTTCTAACAAAGGTCGTCTCGTTAGTTTTACTGATGAAATACAAAACGGTCGTCTATTAAAAGGTAGCCTGACAGATGGATATGTTGTATTACGTTACAAAATCAATAAAGAAGGTGAACTCAAAAACAAACAAGTTTTTTTATACAAATTAGTAGCTCAATATTTTATTCCAAAACAATCAGAAGAACAAACTTATGTCCTTCATTTGGATTACGTCAGAAACAATGATGATGTAAATAATTTGCGTTGGGCAACAAGAGCAGAAATGCTTGCTCATCACAAAAAAAGTCCACACGTTATTCAGTCCCAAAAAAATCTAGTTGCATATAATCTAAAAGCTGATGGACGAAAATTGACCTCTACAAAAGTAATCCGAATTAAGAAAATATTAGCCAATCCTGAACAACCGACACGGCTAAAAATGATTGCAAAACAATTTGGTGTTAGCGAAATGCAAATCAGACGTATTGCTAGTGGAGAAAACTGGGGACATATTAAAATTTGA
- a CDS encoding SGNH/GDSL hydrolase family protein encodes MAFSKSKIKSLFAFIMDGKIKVPDWGYLSRYKDENAQITALPFEEKRVVFFGDSITAGWMTYDPKLFGNKKNINRGINGQTTSQMLIRFKQDVIELKPETVIILAGTNDIAGNTGLITIENILENLKSMCELSKANSIKTVLCSILPAFDYPWRKGMQPAEKIETLNTMIRQYALENNIVYVDYYSAMADEQKGLKVIYSDDGVHPNKEGYQIMKSILDSTI; translated from the coding sequence ATGGCTTTTAGCAAATCAAAAATAAAATCTCTTTTTGCGTTTATTATGGATGGAAAAATCAAAGTTCCCGATTGGGGATACTTAAGCAGATACAAAGATGAAAATGCTCAAATTACAGCTCTCCCTTTTGAAGAAAAAAGGGTAGTCTTTTTTGGCGATTCCATTACAGCTGGGTGGATGACATATGACCCCAAATTATTTGGCAACAAAAAAAATATCAATAGAGGTATTAATGGTCAAACGACTTCACAAATGTTGATTCGTTTTAAACAAGATGTAATCGAACTGAAACCAGAAACGGTTATTATTTTGGCTGGAACCAATGATATAGCTGGAAATACTGGCCTTATCACAATCGAAAACATTCTTGAAAATCTTAAATCAATGTGTGAATTATCTAAAGCAAATAGCATAAAAACTGTTTTATGTTCTATCCTACCCGCCTTTGATTACCCATGGCGAAAAGGTATGCAGCCTGCTGAAAAAATTGAAACTTTAAATACAATGATTCGTCAATATGCTTTAGAAAATAATATTGTTTATGTAGATTATTATTCGGCTATGGCTGATGAACAAAAAGGATTGAAAGTAATTTATTCAGATGATGGAGTTCACCCAAACAAAGAAGGCTATCAAATAATGAAATCGATATTAGATTCCACTATTTGA
- the cysM gene encoding cysteine synthase CysM: MNTYKLTELIGNTPLVETINLVANKNVKLLLKLEGNNPGGSVKDRAAFNMIASAIERGDIKKGDKLIEATSGNTGIALAMIAQLFNIEIELVLPEDSTIERTLTMQAYGATVIQTPANEGIIGSRDYADKKVAEGGYVMLNQFANDDNWKAHYKTTGPEIWNDTDGTVTHFVSAMGTTGTIIGTSAYLKEKNPNIQIVGAQPSDGSQIPGIRKWPQEYLPKIYDASKVDITIDISEAEAREMTKRLAKEEGIFAGMSSGGSVAVAVKIANQLESGVIVAVICDRGDRYLSSDLFD; this comes from the coding sequence ATGAATACCTATAAATTAACGGAATTAATTGGAAATACTCCATTAGTTGAAACCATCAATTTGGTAGCCAACAAAAACGTAAAACTGTTATTAAAACTTGAAGGCAACAATCCTGGAGGAAGCGTAAAAGACCGTGCTGCTTTCAACATGATTGCTTCAGCCATTGAAAGAGGTGACATTAAAAAAGGAGACAAATTAATTGAAGCAACTAGTGGGAATACTGGAATCGCTTTGGCTATGATAGCCCAATTATTCAATATAGAAATCGAATTGGTATTACCAGAAGATTCTACTATCGAACGCACACTGACCATGCAGGCTTATGGTGCAACAGTTATTCAAACACCAGCGAATGAAGGAATAATTGGTTCCAGAGATTATGCTGATAAAAAAGTAGCCGAAGGAGGTTATGTAATGCTGAATCAGTTTGCTAATGATGACAACTGGAAAGCACATTACAAAACAACTGGTCCAGAAATCTGGAATGACACCGATGGAACTGTAACCCATTTTGTATCTGCGATGGGAACCACAGGAACAATTATAGGGACTTCTGCTTATTTGAAAGAGAAAAATCCAAATATCCAAATCGTAGGTGCACAACCTAGTGATGGATCTCAAATTCCAGGTATTAGAAAATGGCCACAAGAATATTTACCTAAAATTTATGATGCCTCAAAAGTAGATATCACAATAGATATTAGCGAAGCAGAAGCTCGTGAAATGACTAAAAGATTAGCCAAAGAAGAAGGTATTTTTGCAGGTATGAGCAGCGGTGGATCTGTTGCAGTAGCAGTAAAAATTGCAAACCAACTCGAATCAGGTGTAATCGTAGCAGTAATTTGTGATCGAGGTGATCGTTACCTGTCTTCGGATTTATTTGATTGA
- a CDS encoding cupin domain-containing protein, with product MKTIKIFLMNALFFILFLIQSTNLYAQDPIKVASNVYKKVLLENDKIRVMEVVFAPGTKTAWHSHPDHSVYALSSGKIQITDKGKPAVTIDVKMGTAMYLPSVTHMAKNIGTTTIKLIVTEIKPVKK from the coding sequence ATGAAAACAATCAAAATATTTTTAATGAATGCCCTGTTTTTCATATTATTCCTTATTCAAAGCACTAATTTGTACGCACAAGATCCTATAAAAGTTGCTTCAAATGTGTATAAAAAAGTGTTACTCGAAAATGACAAGATAAGAGTTATGGAAGTTGTATTTGCTCCCGGCACAAAGACCGCTTGGCACAGCCATCCCGACCATTCAGTCTATGCATTGAGTAGTGGCAAAATTCAGATTACCGACAAAGGAAAACCAGCAGTAACTATAGACGTCAAAATGGGCACTGCTATGTATCTACCATCTGTAACACATATGGCAAAAAACATTGGAACCACTACTATAAAATTAATAGTAACGGAGATAAAGCCAGTAAAAAAATAG
- a CDS encoding histidine decarboxylase yields MKTTSKSLSEQDNQRLLELEQYLENARDNFLGYPVSKDFDYSEINHFLKYPINNLGDPFEDCTYKVQTHELEREVVGFFAKLFRANPKDYWGYVTNGGSESNLYGLYLARELYPKAMVYYSESTHYSVRKNIHLLNIPSIVIRSQENGEIDYVDFENTVKMNRHKPAIVLTTFGTTMKEAKDDVSKIRDILKGLAIQDSYIHCDAALSGSYGAFMEPRLPFDFKDGADSISISGHKFIGSPIPSGVIITKRSNRDRISKGISYIGSLDTTITGSRNGHCPLFLWYALKKLGTDGLKNRYLHSLEVAEYCEQRLKNIGIGAWRNPNSITVVFPKIAEEVKSKWQLATEGDISHVICMPNVTKEQIDLFINDIENCIENPEELIEFGF; encoded by the coding sequence ATGAAAACCACTTCAAAATCATTATCCGAACAAGACAATCAAAGGTTATTGGAACTAGAACAATACTTAGAAAATGCTCGAGATAATTTTTTAGGTTATCCAGTATCCAAAGATTTTGATTATTCTGAAATCAATCATTTTTTAAAATATCCAATTAATAATTTAGGCGACCCATTTGAAGATTGCACTTATAAAGTACAAACTCATGAACTCGAAAGAGAAGTTGTTGGCTTTTTCGCCAAATTATTTCGTGCCAATCCAAAAGATTATTGGGGCTACGTAACCAATGGCGGTTCCGAAAGTAACTTATATGGATTGTATCTGGCTCGCGAATTATATCCAAAAGCAATGGTTTATTATTCTGAATCGACTCATTATAGCGTTCGCAAAAACATTCACTTGCTTAATATTCCGAGTATTGTTATTCGCTCACAGGAAAATGGAGAAATCGATTATGTAGATTTTGAAAATACAGTAAAAATGAACCGTCATAAACCTGCGATTGTACTCACTACATTTGGCACAACCATGAAAGAAGCCAAAGATGATGTTTCCAAAATCAGAGATATTTTAAAAGGATTAGCAATTCAAGACAGTTATATTCATTGTGACGCCGCTTTATCGGGAAGTTATGGGGCTTTTATGGAACCTAGATTACCTTTTGATTTCAAAGATGGTGCCGATAGCATCTCCATCAGCGGACATAAATTCATAGGTTCTCCTATTCCTTCTGGAGTAATAATAACAAAACGTTCTAACCGAGATAGAATCTCAAAAGGCATTTCTTATATTGGGTCATTAGACACTACAATAACTGGGTCTAGAAATGGTCATTGCCCACTATTTTTATGGTATGCTTTAAAAAAACTTGGAACTGATGGTTTAAAAAACCGCTATCTGCACAGCCTTGAAGTAGCAGAATATTGCGAACAAAGATTAAAAAACATAGGCATTGGAGCCTGGAGAAATCCTAATTCTATAACAGTTGTTTTTCCAAAAATTGCAGAAGAAGTTAAATCCAAATGGCAACTGGCTACAGAAGGTGATATATCACACGTTATTTGCATGCCCAATGTTACCAAAGAACAAATAGATTTATTTATCAATGACATTGAAAATTGTATAGAAAATCCAGAAGAACTGATAGAATTTGGTTTCTAA
- the cysK gene encoding cysteine synthase A — MIHNNILETIGNTPHVKINKLFGEDANVWVKLEKTNPGASIKDRIALSMIEDAEQKGLIQKGSTIVEATSGNTGIGLAMVAAVKGYKLILVMPDSMSVERRRLMSIYGAEFVLTPREKGMKGALAKAEELIAEIPNSWSPLQFDNQANIDIHKTTTAQEILKAFPDGLDYLITGVGTGGHITGCAEILKQHFPNIKVFAVEPEASAVISGGAPSPHPIQGIGAGFIPTNLHTEILDGTIQVTKDEAYEYAQRAAKEEGILLGVSSGASLAAVAKKLKEIPAGSKVLTFCYDTGERYLSIEGLFE, encoded by the coding sequence ATGATACACAATAATATATTAGAAACTATTGGTAACACACCGCACGTAAAAATTAATAAATTATTTGGTGAAGATGCCAATGTTTGGGTAAAACTCGAAAAAACAAATCCAGGAGCAAGCATCAAGGACAGAATCGCTTTGTCAATGATTGAAGATGCTGAACAAAAAGGGCTAATCCAAAAAGGAAGCACTATAGTTGAAGCAACTTCAGGAAATACAGGTATTGGACTAGCAATGGTCGCAGCCGTAAAAGGATATAAACTAATCTTGGTAATGCCTGATTCAATGTCTGTAGAAAGACGACGTTTAATGAGTATCTATGGAGCCGAATTTGTTCTTACTCCCCGCGAAAAAGGAATGAAAGGAGCTTTAGCAAAAGCAGAAGAATTAATCGCCGAAATTCCAAACTCATGGTCACCACTTCAGTTTGATAACCAAGCTAATATAGATATTCACAAAACTACTACAGCTCAAGAAATCTTAAAAGCTTTTCCTGATGGATTGGATTATCTAATTACAGGTGTTGGAACTGGCGGTCACATTACAGGTTGTGCCGAAATACTAAAACAACATTTTCCAAATATCAAAGTTTTTGCCGTAGAGCCAGAAGCTTCAGCAGTTATAAGCGGTGGTGCTCCTTCTCCCCACCCTATTCAAGGAATTGGTGCAGGTTTTATCCCAACCAATTTGCATACCGAAATCCTTGATGGAACTATCCAAGTAACCAAAGACGAAGCGTATGAATATGCCCAAAGAGCCGCTAAAGAAGAAGGAATTCTTCTTGGAGTTTCATCTGGAGCTTCATTAGCCGCTGTTGCCAAAAAACTAAAAGAGATTCCTGCAGGATCTAAAGTATTAACTTTTTGCTACGACACTGGAGAAAGATATTTGAGTATCGAAGGTTTATTTGAATAA
- the epsC gene encoding serine O-acetyltransferase EpsC, with product MTKDLIVQNIGALKNDFTINYSIKTKTEAFTEKLFYTLFDSNAPLNESIDELEKQFKEIASLACKKPQDCCENAWFSFLDKLPTVLENLNKDASYILENDPASNGIEEIYLAYPGFYAIAIYRLSHELYLLDLLLFSRLMSEYAHRITGTDIHAGANIASPFFIDHATGIVIGETTVIEKNVKIYQGVTLGALSVSKEMKNAKRHPTVEKNVCIYANATILGGNTVIGKNSIVGGNSWVTKSIPHDSIVLNTTTTEVKVKEKKQE from the coding sequence ATGACCAAAGATCTGATTGTTCAAAATATTGGTGCTTTAAAAAATGATTTTACTATAAATTATAGCATAAAGACCAAAACTGAAGCCTTTACCGAGAAATTATTTTACACCTTATTCGATTCTAATGCTCCATTAAACGAAAGCATAGATGAATTAGAAAAACAATTCAAAGAAATAGCCTCTTTAGCCTGCAAAAAACCACAAGATTGTTGTGAAAATGCATGGTTTAGTTTTTTAGACAAACTTCCTACAGTATTAGAAAATTTAAATAAAGACGCTTCTTATATCTTAGAAAATGATCCAGCATCCAATGGAATTGAAGAAATTTATCTTGCTTATCCTGGTTTTTATGCCATAGCAATTTACCGATTGAGTCATGAGTTGTATTTACTGGATTTATTACTTTTTTCAAGACTAATGAGCGAATATGCGCACCGAATTACGGGTACAGATATTCATGCGGGAGCCAACATTGCTTCGCCTTTCTTTATCGATCACGCGACTGGAATCGTGATAGGAGAAACTACTGTGATTGAGAAAAATGTAAAAATATACCAAGGAGTAACTTTGGGAGCTTTAAGCGTTAGTAAAGAAATGAAAAATGCAAAAAGACATCCTACAGTAGAAAAAAATGTCTGCATTTACGCCAATGCAACTATTTTAGGTGGGAATACAGTTATAGGAAAAAATAGTATTGTTGGCGGGAATTCATGGGTTACCAAATCAATTCCACATGATTCAATTGTATTGAATACCACCACAACCGAAGTTAAAGTAAAAGAAAAAAAACAAGAATGA
- a CDS encoding metallophosphoesterase, with the protein MKKILLLSDTHSHIDDTILKYVNLADEVWHAGDIGDLIVTDTIKALKPLRCVYGNIDDAKARLEFPLHNRFFCEGVDVWITHIGGYPGKYNPTLKNEMATNPPKLFICGHSHILKVIFDKKNNLLHMNPGAAGKSGFHQVRTMLRFVIDGEVIKDLEIIEIDKKA; encoded by the coding sequence ATGAAAAAAATTCTTCTTCTTTCCGATACACACAGTCATATTGATGATACAATATTGAAATATGTCAATTTAGCTGATGAGGTTTGGCATGCTGGTGATATTGGTGATCTGATTGTTACCGATACTATAAAAGCATTAAAACCGTTGCGTTGTGTGTATGGCAATATTGATGATGCGAAAGCGCGTTTGGAATTTCCTTTGCACAATCGATTTTTTTGCGAAGGTGTAGATGTTTGGATCACCCATATTGGTGGTTATCCTGGAAAATACAATCCTACATTGAAAAATGAAATGGCTACAAATCCGCCAAAACTGTTTATTTGTGGGCATTCACATATATTAAAAGTAATTTTTGATAAAAAAAATAATCTATTACATATGAATCCCGGGGCTGCAGGAAAGAGCGGTTTTCACCAAGTAAGAACGATGCTTCGTTTTGTAATTGATGGTGAGGTTATTAAAGATTTGGAAATTATTGAAATAGATAAAAAAGCGTAA
- a CDS encoding ABC transporter ATP-binding protein, producing the protein MEAKAFDTRLFKRILKYTKPYQKRFNGVIAFAIFLSVFAALRPYLLKQTVDSYIQPKDQNGLLVYITLMGIVLLMEVFSQFFFVYWANWLGQDIVKDIRVKLFKHILSFRMKYFDLVPVGQLVTRSVSDIEAIARIFSQGLFMIISDLMKMLVVLIFMFYMNWKLTWIVIVAMPILVFITRIFQKKMQVAFEEVRTQIANMNSFVQERVTGMKIVQLFHREDIEAEKFRVINDKHNRAWIKTILYNSIFFPIADIISSLTLGFIVLYGGFHILDGDSSTTFGDLFSYTMFIGMLFNPLRQIADKFNEMQLGMIAANRVFDILDTQDQIQDTGTIEAPLFDGDIRFENIHFGYIPNEEVIKGINLEVKAGQTIAIVGSTGAGKSTIINLLNRFYEINSGSIFIDNHNIENYTLSSLRKQIAVVLQDVFLFADTIYNNITLNNPEISREQVLDAAKKIGVHDFIMSLPDNYDFDVKERGVMLSSGQRQLIAFLRAYVSNPSILILDEATSSIDTYSEELIQRATETITKGRTSIVIAHRLATIVNADKIVVMDKGLIVEQGTHQELINQEKGYYKNLYDSQFSVSNQD; encoded by the coding sequence ATGGAAGCAAAAGCATTTGACACTCGATTATTTAAAAGAATATTAAAATATACCAAACCGTACCAAAAGCGTTTTAATGGTGTAATTGCATTTGCTATTTTCTTGTCTGTTTTTGCAGCACTACGCCCGTATTTATTGAAGCAAACAGTTGATAGTTATATTCAGCCTAAGGACCAAAATGGTTTATTGGTCTATATTACTTTAATGGGAATTGTACTTTTAATGGAAGTCTTTTCCCAATTTTTCTTTGTGTATTGGGCAAACTGGCTAGGGCAAGATATTGTAAAAGATATTCGGGTAAAATTATTCAAGCACATTTTGAGTTTCCGAATGAAATATTTTGATTTGGTTCCTGTTGGACAATTGGTAACCCGTTCAGTTTCGGATATTGAAGCCATTGCTCGTATTTTCAGTCAGGGATTGTTTATGATTATAAGTGATTTGATGAAAATGCTCGTGGTTCTTATCTTTATGTTTTACATGAACTGGAAACTGACGTGGATTGTAATTGTGGCAATGCCTATTTTGGTTTTTATCACCCGTATTTTTCAAAAAAAGATGCAAGTCGCTTTTGAAGAAGTTCGTACTCAAATTGCTAACATGAACTCATTTGTACAGGAAAGAGTTACGGGTATGAAAATTGTTCAGCTGTTTCATCGCGAAGATATTGAAGCCGAAAAATTTAGAGTAATTAATGACAAACATAATAGAGCTTGGATAAAAACGATTTTATACAACTCGATTTTTTTCCCTATTGCCGATATTATTTCGTCATTGACACTTGGTTTTATTGTTTTGTACGGAGGATTTCATATTTTGGATGGTGACAGTTCGACCACATTCGGAGATTTATTTTCATACACTATGTTTATCGGAATGTTATTTAATCCTTTGCGTCAAATTGCTGATAAATTCAATGAGATGCAATTGGGAATGATTGCTGCTAATCGTGTTTTTGATATTTTAGACACTCAAGACCAAATACAAGACACTGGAACAATTGAAGCTCCATTGTTTGACGGAGACATTCGTTTTGAAAATATTCATTTTGGTTATATTCCAAATGAAGAAGTTATAAAAGGAATCAATCTTGAAGTCAAAGCTGGGCAAACTATTGCTATTGTAGGTTCTACAGGAGCAGGAAAATCAACAATCATAAATTTACTGAATCGTTTTTATGAAATTAATAGTGGTTCAATTTTTATAGACAATCACAATATAGAAAATTACACTTTGAGTTCTTTGCGTAAACAAATTGCTGTGGTTTTGCAAGACGTTTTTCTTTTTGCCGATACCATTTATAATAACATTACACTTAACAATCCCGAAATTAGCAGAGAACAAGTATTGGATGCTGCCAAAAAAATTGGTGTACATGACTTCATAATGAGCTTGCCTGATAATTATGATTTTGATGTAAAGGAACGTGGTGTAATGCTTTCTTCTGGACAACGTCAGCTCATTGCTTTTTTGAGAGCGTATGTGAGTAATCCAAGTATTCTAATTCTGGATGAAGCGACTTCTTCTATCGATACTTATTCAGAAGAATTGATTCAACGTGCTACCGAAACTATTACTAAAGGAAGAACATCGATTGTTATTGCGCATCGTTTAGCAACAATTGTCAATGCCGATAAAATTGTGGTGATGGATAAAGGGCTTATTGTAGAACAAGGAACACATCAGGAATTAATAAATCAAGAAAAAGGATATTACAAAAACTTGTATGATTCGCAATTTTCTGTTTCCAATCAAGATTAG
- the lpdA gene encoding dihydrolipoyl dehydrogenase: MKYDIIVLGSGPGGYVTAIRASQLGFKVAVIEKENLGGICLNWGCIPTKALLKSAQVFDYLKHASDYGLTVNEFDKDFSAVVQRSRNVADGMSKGVQFLMKKNKIDVIDGFGKLKAGKKLDVTDKDGKVTEYSADHIIIATGARSRELPNLPQDGVKVIGYRQAMTLPTQPKSMIVVGSGAIGVEFAHFYNSMGTDVTIVEFMPNVVPVEDEDISKQFERSLKKAGIKIMTNSSVERIDTTGAGVKAFVKTAKGEEVLEADILLSAVGIKTNIENIGLEEVGIATDRDKILVDAYNQTNIPGYYAIGDVTPGQALAHVASAEGINCVEKIAGLHVDPIDYGNVPGCTYATPEIASVGLTEKQAKEKGYELKIGKFPFSASGKAKAAGTPDGFVKVIFDAKYGEWLGCHMIGAGVTDMIAEAVVARKLETTGHEILKSIHPHPTMSEAVMEAVADAYGEVIHL, from the coding sequence ATGAAATACGATATTATAGTTTTAGGAAGTGGACCTGGAGGATATGTTACAGCAATTAGAGCCTCACAATTAGGATTTAAAGTAGCTGTGATAGAAAAAGAAAACCTTGGCGGTATATGTTTAAATTGGGGTTGTATTCCAACTAAAGCGTTACTAAAATCGGCTCAGGTTTTTGATTATTTGAAACACGCTTCAGATTACGGACTAACTGTAAACGAATTTGATAAAGACTTTTCGGCTGTTGTACAACGCAGTCGTAATGTTGCTGACGGAATGAGCAAAGGTGTTCAATTCTTGATGAAAAAAAATAAAATTGACGTAATTGATGGTTTTGGAAAGCTAAAAGCTGGTAAAAAATTAGACGTTACTGATAAAGACGGAAAAGTTACTGAATACAGCGCTGACCATATTATTATTGCAACTGGAGCTCGTTCTCGTGAGTTACCAAACTTGCCACAAGATGGTGTAAAAGTAATTGGATACCGTCAGGCAATGACATTGCCAACGCAGCCAAAATCTATGATTGTTGTAGGTTCTGGAGCAATTGGAGTTGAATTTGCACATTTCTATAACTCAATGGGAACCGATGTAACTATTGTTGAATTTATGCCAAATGTAGTTCCTGTTGAAGATGAAGATATCTCAAAACAATTTGAACGTTCTTTGAAAAAAGCTGGAATTAAAATTATGACTAACTCTTCTGTAGAACGTATTGATACTACTGGAGCTGGAGTAAAAGCATTTGTTAAAACTGCAAAAGGAGAAGAAGTTCTTGAAGCTGACATCTTATTATCTGCAGTTGGAATCAAAACAAACATCGAAAACATAGGATTAGAAGAAGTAGGTATTGCTACCGATAGAGATAAAATATTAGTTGATGCTTACAACCAAACTAACATCCCAGGATATTATGCAATTGGTGATGTAACTCCTGGTCAGGCTTTGGCTCACGTAGCTTCTGCTGAAGGAATTAACTGTGTTGAAAAAATTGCAGGATTACATGTAGACCCTATCGATTACGGAAATGTTCCTGGATGTACGTATGCTACTCCAGAAATCGCCTCTGTTGGATTGACTGAAAAACAAGCTAAAGAAAAAGGATACGAATTAAAAATTGGTAAATTCCCATTCTCTGCTTCAGGAAAAGCAAAAGCGGCTGGAACTCCAGATGGTTTTGTAAAAGTAATTTTTGATGCTAAATATGGCGAATGGTTAGGCTGTCACATGATTGGTGCTGGTGTTACTGATATGATTGCTGAAGCTGTTGTTGCCCGTAAATTAGAAACTACAGGACACGAAATCCTTAAATCTATTCACCCTCACCCAACAATGAGTGAAGCGGTAATGGAAGCTGTTGCTGATGCTTATGGCGAAGTGATTCACTTGTAA
- a CDS encoding Lrp/AsnC family transcriptional regulator: MDAIDKKILMLLQQDAKQNTKEIAEKVGLSVSPTFERIKKLEQKQYIKGYVAMLDTSKIGKSISVYCQVTLAVHSRELIDDFKQHILVLPEVNGCFHVSGNYDFLLKVAVNDMNEYQKFIIEKLSVIKGISNVQSSFVMEEIKNDFAYNL, translated from the coding sequence ATGGATGCTATAGACAAAAAAATATTGATGCTTTTGCAGCAAGATGCCAAACAAAATACCAAAGAGATTGCTGAGAAAGTGGGACTATCTGTTTCTCCGACTTTTGAAAGAATTAAAAAACTAGAGCAAAAGCAATACATCAAAGGATATGTTGCAATGTTAGATACTTCCAAAATTGGAAAATCAATAAGTGTGTATTGTCAAGTTACTTTGGCAGTACATTCAAGAGAATTAATAGATGATTTTAAACAACACATTCTGGTATTACCCGAAGTAAATGGTTGTTTTCACGTTTCGGGGAATTATGATTTTTTATTGAAAGTTGCTGTTAATGATATGAATGAATATCAAAAGTTTATTATTGAAAAATTGTCGGTGATTAAAGGGATTTCTAATGTTCAGAGTTCTTTTGTAATGGAAGAAATTAAAAATGATTTTGCATATAACTTGTAA